A window of Pusillimonas sp. T7-7 contains these coding sequences:
- a CDS encoding TRAP transporter large permease, whose translation MTTGALFIMLFVFMFIGMPVAVALGLSSILTILLFGHDSLASLSLKMFETSEHFTLMAIPFFVLAGAFMTTGGVARRMIRFAVASVGHLHGGLAIASVMACCLFAAVSGSSPATVVAVGSIVIAGMVRSGYTQAFAAGVVCNAGTLGILIPPSIVLVVYGAVTETSVGKLFMAGVVPGLLLGLLLMTAIYILARVKNMPRQPRASLKEVLVAGRDSFWGLMLIIIILGGIYGGIFTPTEAAAVSAVYAFFVAVFIYRDIGMRAVPAVLMDASKVTIMLMFIIVNALLFAHVLTTERIPQAIAEQIVAWDMAAWQFLIVVNILLLIGGMFMEPTGIILILAPILFPIATQLGIDPVHLGIIIVVNLEIGMVTPPIGLNLFVTAGITKMSIGQVMRAASPWLLILLSFLVLVTYVPAISLWLPELKLF comes from the coding sequence ATGACTACCGGCGCGCTCTTCATCATGCTGTTCGTGTTCATGTTCATCGGCATGCCTGTGGCCGTGGCCCTAGGACTGTCGTCGATACTGACCATATTGCTGTTCGGCCACGATTCCCTGGCCTCGCTGTCCCTGAAAATGTTCGAAACCTCCGAACATTTCACCCTGATGGCCATTCCCTTCTTCGTGCTGGCCGGCGCCTTCATGACCACGGGCGGCGTCGCCCGGCGCATGATCCGCTTTGCCGTCGCCTCGGTGGGCCACTTGCACGGCGGGCTTGCCATTGCCTCGGTCATGGCCTGCTGCCTGTTTGCCGCCGTATCGGGCTCATCTCCCGCCACCGTGGTAGCTGTCGGCTCCATCGTCATCGCCGGCATGGTCCGTTCGGGCTATACACAAGCATTTGCCGCGGGCGTGGTTTGTAATGCCGGTACTCTGGGCATTCTCATCCCGCCGTCCATTGTGCTGGTGGTGTACGGCGCCGTCACCGAAACGTCGGTGGGCAAGCTCTTCATGGCCGGCGTGGTGCCAGGGCTTTTGCTGGGCCTCTTGTTAATGACGGCCATTTATATTTTGGCCCGCGTCAAAAACATGCCTCGCCAGCCACGCGCCTCGCTTAAAGAGGTGCTGGTGGCCGGACGCGATTCGTTCTGGGGGCTGATGCTCATTATCATCATCCTGGGCGGTATCTATGGCGGCATCTTCACGCCCACTGAAGCGGCGGCCGTGTCGGCGGTGTATGCTTTCTTCGTCGCAGTCTTCATCTATCGCGATATCGGCATGCGTGCCGTACCCGCAGTGCTGATGGACGCCTCGAAGGTGACCATCATGCTGATGTTCATCATCGTCAACGCCCTGCTATTTGCCCACGTGCTCACCACCGAACGCATTCCGCAGGCCATTGCCGAACAAATCGTGGCCTGGGACATGGCCGCCTGGCAGTTCCTGATTGTGGTCAATATTCTGCTGCTGATCGGGGGCATGTTCATGGAGCCCACCGGCATCATTCTGATCCTGGCGCCCATACTGTTCCCGATCGCCACGCAGCTGGGCATAGATCCTGTTCACCTGGGCATCATCATTGTGGTCAACCTGGAAATCGGCATGGTGACGCCACCCATAGGGCTGAACCTGTTCGTCACGGCAGGCATTACCAAGATGTCCATAGGGCAAGTTATGCGCGCCGCTTCGCCGTGGCTGCTCATACTGCTGTCCTTCCTGGTGCTGGTTACCTATGTGCCGGCCATATCGTTGTGGCTGCCTGAACTCAAACTCTTCTAG
- a CDS encoding ABC transporter substrate-binding protein: protein MKKITTLLGPALALGLALGGTAQAQQKSLTVVSFGGAYGAAQKVHQIDPYMAKTGTQILFENYTGGVAEIKAQVEAGKIQWDVVDIETIDLERACAEGLLEIIPRDILLKGDDGTPAEEDFIPAALENECGVGEIVWSTVYAYNNKTIGDKAPSTIEDLFDLKKFPGKRALRKRAQVNLEWALLADGVKEEDVYKVLATPEGQAQAFAKLDTIKSEIVWFDSWSQAPQLLNDGGAIMVQSANGRFFDAIKREGKPFTMVWDGNLYDLDAWGIVKGTPNLELALDFVSFTTSTKALAGFQDVAYGPPRKSSMALVDKSVVDHLPSTHVDEGLKADGIFWADYGESLGEKFNEWLLK from the coding sequence ATGAAAAAAATCACAACCCTGTTGGGCCCGGCGCTGGCGCTGGGCCTGGCGTTGGGGGGCACAGCACAGGCGCAGCAAAAAAGCCTGACCGTCGTTTCATTTGGCGGCGCTTATGGCGCGGCGCAAAAAGTGCACCAGATCGACCCCTATATGGCCAAGACAGGCACCCAGATCCTGTTCGAAAACTACACCGGCGGCGTGGCTGAGATCAAGGCCCAAGTCGAGGCCGGCAAAATCCAGTGGGATGTGGTCGACATTGAAACCATAGACCTTGAACGCGCTTGCGCCGAAGGCCTGCTCGAAATCATCCCGCGCGACATTCTGCTGAAAGGCGACGACGGCACGCCAGCCGAAGAAGACTTCATTCCAGCCGCCCTTGAAAACGAATGCGGTGTGGGTGAAATCGTATGGAGCACGGTATATGCCTACAACAACAAAACCATAGGCGACAAGGCTCCTTCCACCATCGAAGACCTTTTCGACCTTAAAAAATTCCCCGGCAAACGCGCCTTGCGCAAGCGCGCCCAGGTCAATCTTGAATGGGCCCTGTTGGCCGACGGCGTGAAAGAAGAAGACGTCTACAAAGTTCTGGCCACGCCCGAAGGCCAGGCCCAGGCCTTTGCCAAGCTCGACACCATCAAGTCCGAGATCGTCTGGTTTGACAGCTGGTCACAGGCTCCCCAATTGCTGAACGACGGCGGCGCCATCATGGTGCAGTCGGCCAACGGCCGCTTTTTCGACGCCATCAAGCGCGAAGGCAAGCCATTCACCATGGTCTGGGACGGCAATCTTTACGACCTGGACGCATGGGGCATCGTCAAGGGCACGCCCAACCTCGAGCTGGCCCTGGACTTCGTCAGCTTCACCACCAGCACCAAAGCGCTGGCTGGCTTCCAGGACGTGGCCTACGGCCCGCCACGCAAGTCGTCCATGGCCCTGGTCGACAAAAGCGTTGTCGACCACCTGCCCAGCACGCACGTTGACGAAGGCCTGAAGGCCGATGGCATCTTCTGGGCTGACTACGGCGAGTCTTTGGGTGAAAAATTCAACGAATGGTTGTTGAAGTAA
- a CDS encoding TRAP transporter small permease, whose amino-acid sequence MKAAWHERLEEGLIALLLASMTLVTFGQVIARYVFNYSFVWALELSTFLFGGLIFLGISYGVRVNAHIGVDALVKILPKSLSHALSLIAAALCLLYTVIVLTGSWVYVSKMYEIGILAQDIPIYQWIPRMVMPIGFILLLFRFGQILFKLIKGKEAHLLGDEAEDALKYSSDETLPTTQDKP is encoded by the coding sequence ATGAAAGCAGCCTGGCACGAGCGGCTCGAAGAAGGGCTTATAGCCCTGCTTCTGGCCAGCATGACCCTGGTTACCTTCGGCCAGGTCATTGCGCGGTATGTGTTCAATTACAGTTTTGTATGGGCGCTCGAGCTCAGCACCTTTCTTTTTGGCGGGCTGATCTTCCTCGGCATTTCCTACGGCGTGCGCGTCAATGCCCATATAGGGGTCGACGCGCTGGTCAAGATACTGCCCAAATCACTGTCCCATGCTCTAAGCCTGATCGCAGCCGCGCTCTGCCTGCTGTATACCGTTATTGTTCTTACGGGCAGCTGGGTCTACGTCAGTAAAATGTACGAGATCGGCATACTGGCGCAAGACATTCCCATCTACCAATGGATACCGCGCATGGTGATGCCCATAGGCTTCATTTTGCTGCTGTTCCGTTTCGGTCAGATACTGTTCAAGCTTATTAAAGGCAAAGAAGCGCACCTGCTGGGAGACGAGGCTGAAGACGCCCTGAAGTACTCCAGCGATGAAACCCTGCCCACCACACAGGACAAACCATGA
- a CDS encoding TRAP transporter substrate-binding protein, with product MIKTPTRVLTAISTCLAMTFAGSALAADPIVIKFSHVVAEATPKGQGAIKFKEIAEKLLPGKVTVQVFPSSQLFGDAKEMEAVLLGDVQLIAPSLSKFDRYTKKVQLFDLPFLFDDMAAVDRFQHSDKGKALLDSMTNRGLKGLAYWHNGMKQLSTNKDKLTRPEDIKGLKFRIQNSDVLEAQFRQLGANPQKLSFSEVYQALQTGVVDGQENTWSNIYSQKFHEVQKTIANTNHGVIDYMVVTNAKWWDGLPDDVRKGLSQAMEEATTYANDLAAKLNERDRKRIEEAGAAKVQTLSKEDVAAWRTSMEPVWKKFEGDIGADLIQAALASNQQ from the coding sequence ATGATCAAAACCCCTACACGCGTACTTACCGCCATCAGCACCTGCCTGGCGATGACTTTTGCCGGGTCGGCACTGGCTGCAGACCCCATTGTCATCAAGTTCAGCCACGTTGTGGCCGAGGCTACCCCGAAAGGCCAGGGCGCCATCAAGTTCAAGGAAATCGCCGAAAAACTTTTGCCTGGCAAAGTAACGGTACAAGTATTCCCCAGCTCGCAGCTGTTCGGCGATGCCAAGGAAATGGAAGCCGTGCTGCTGGGCGACGTCCAGCTCATCGCTCCATCGTTATCCAAATTCGACCGCTACACCAAGAAGGTACAGCTGTTCGACCTGCCCTTCCTGTTTGACGACATGGCTGCCGTTGACCGCTTCCAGCACAGCGACAAGGGCAAGGCGCTGCTCGACTCCATGACCAATCGCGGCTTGAAAGGCCTGGCCTACTGGCATAACGGCATGAAGCAGCTGTCTACCAATAAAGACAAGCTCACCCGCCCGGAAGACATCAAGGGGCTCAAGTTCCGCATCCAGAACTCCGACGTGCTCGAAGCGCAGTTCCGCCAGTTGGGCGCCAACCCGCAAAAGCTGTCTTTCAGCGAAGTCTACCAAGCCCTGCAAACCGGCGTGGTCGATGGTCAGGAAAACACCTGGTCCAATATCTACTCGCAAAAATTCCACGAAGTCCAGAAAACCATTGCCAACACCAACCACGGCGTGATCGACTACATGGTGGTCACCAACGCAAAATGGTGGGACGGCCTGCCTGACGACGTTCGCAAAGGTCTGTCACAAGCCATGGAAGAAGCCACCACCTATGCCAACGATCTGGCGGCCAAGCTGAACGAGCGTGACCGCAAGCGCATCGAAGAAGCCGGAGCGGCCAAGGTGCAAACGCTCAGCAAAGAAGACGTTGCCGCATGGCGTACTTCCATGGAACCCGTCTGGAAGAAATTCGAAGGTGATATCGGTGCTGACCTGATCCAGGCAGCCCTGGCATCCAATCAACAATAA
- a CDS encoding ABC transporter permease — MDSTYPAYYNWRHKLAAYALKFTAWAVLFFLILPILVIIPLSFNAEPFFSFTPGMLQLNPEAYSLKWYAAIFHSHNWLMAIRNSFFIGICATIIATTLGTVAAVGLASDTMPFRRTITALLLSPMIVPLIIVAAGMFFFYTRFNLVGTFTGIVIAHAALGVPFVIITVTATLSGFDRSLYQAGLSLGASPFKVFCDVVIPLIRPGVISGALFAFVTSFDEIVLVLFLAGPEQGTIPRQMFAGLREQINPTILAVATLLIIVSILFLATLEFLRRRSEQVRKGADTE; from the coding sequence ATGGACTCTACCTACCCAGCCTATTACAACTGGCGCCACAAGCTGGCCGCTTACGCGCTCAAGTTCACTGCGTGGGCTGTGCTGTTCTTCCTGATTCTGCCCATACTGGTCATTATTCCGCTGTCGTTCAATGCCGAGCCCTTCTTCAGTTTTACGCCGGGCATGCTGCAGCTGAACCCTGAAGCCTATTCGCTGAAATGGTATGCGGCCATCTTCCACAGCCACAACTGGCTGATGGCCATACGTAATAGTTTTTTCATAGGCATATGCGCCACCATCATCGCCACCACGCTGGGCACGGTGGCCGCCGTGGGGCTGGCCAGCGACACCATGCCCTTTCGACGCACCATTACCGCACTATTGCTCTCGCCCATGATCGTGCCGCTCATCATCGTGGCCGCGGGCATGTTCTTTTTCTATACCCGCTTCAACCTGGTCGGCACGTTTACCGGCATCGTCATTGCGCATGCGGCGCTGGGCGTACCCTTTGTAATCATTACCGTGACGGCCACGCTCAGCGGCTTCGACCGCTCTTTGTACCAGGCTGGGCTCAGTCTGGGCGCCTCGCCTTTCAAGGTCTTTTGCGACGTCGTCATCCCCTTGATACGGCCCGGCGTGATTTCCGGCGCGCTCTTTGCCTTTGTGACCTCATTCGACGAAATCGTGCTGGTACTGTTTCTTGCAGGGCCCGAACAAGGCACCATACCGCGCCAGATGTTTGCCGGCCTGCGCGAACAGATCAACCCCACCATTCTGGCGGTGGCCACACTGCTTATTATCGTATCCATTCTATTCCTTGCCACACTGGAATTTTTGCGCCGGCGCTCCGAGCAAGTGCGTAAAGGAGCCGATACTGAATAA
- a CDS encoding ABC transporter permease yields the protein MASQQAVLSANEIQAETRALRRRKRASLLLVVPLLVFIFFAFVAPIATMLYRSVYNPTLVELIPKTVHELSGWKKTELPEPVVFSTFAKELKQLAEARRSGVLAAAINRAYPGASSLVNATARKFRKMPDDKLIKDGMALLTEADPRWAKPELWRAIREVGQVYTDTYYLTALDLERNAQNEIQQRESARIYIQLYTKTLSIALIITLLCIALGYPLAYYLAHAPRRVAGMLMVLVLLPFWTSLLVRTTAWIALLQTNGVLNSVFEALGLINSPLEMLYTSFATVIAMTHILLPFMILPLYSVMKGIDPSYVRAALSLGSRPFSAFLRIFLPLTLPGLSAGSLLVFIISVGYYITPALVGGTDGQMISNIIAFHMQRSNNWGLAAALGTLLLVLILLLYWTYDRLIGARNIKLG from the coding sequence ATGGCAAGTCAGCAGGCAGTTCTATCAGCCAACGAAATCCAGGCTGAAACCCGGGCATTAAGGCGCCGCAAGCGCGCCAGCCTGCTGCTGGTCGTGCCCTTGCTGGTTTTTATATTCTTTGCCTTTGTGGCGCCCATCGCCACCATGCTGTATCGCAGCGTGTACAACCCCACACTGGTCGAGCTCATACCCAAAACCGTTCACGAGCTATCGGGCTGGAAAAAAACCGAGCTGCCCGAGCCGGTGGTTTTTTCGACCTTTGCCAAAGAACTGAAACAACTTGCCGAAGCCCGGCGTTCAGGCGTTCTGGCAGCTGCCATCAATCGCGCCTATCCGGGTGCATCGAGCCTGGTCAACGCCACCGCGCGCAAGTTCCGCAAGATGCCCGACGACAAGCTGATCAAAGACGGCATGGCCCTGCTGACCGAAGCCGACCCCCGTTGGGCCAAGCCAGAATTATGGCGGGCCATACGCGAAGTCGGCCAGGTATACACCGACACCTACTATCTGACCGCGCTCGATCTTGAACGCAATGCGCAAAATGAAATCCAGCAGCGCGAATCGGCCCGCATCTATATACAGCTTTACACCAAGACCCTGAGCATCGCCCTCATCATCACCCTGCTGTGCATAGCACTGGGCTACCCGCTGGCCTACTATCTGGCGCACGCGCCGCGGCGCGTGGCCGGCATGCTGATGGTATTGGTGCTGCTGCCCTTCTGGACCTCATTGCTGGTGCGCACCACGGCCTGGATCGCCCTGCTGCAAACCAATGGCGTGCTCAATTCCGTGTTCGAAGCCCTGGGTTTGATCAACAGCCCGCTTGAAATGCTGTACACCAGCTTTGCCACCGTGATTGCCATGACGCACATTCTGCTGCCCTTCATGATCCTGCCGCTGTACAGCGTCATGAAAGGCATAGACCCCAGCTATGTGCGGGCGGCGCTGTCGCTGGGCAGCCGCCCGTTCTCGGCCTTTCTGCGCATATTCCTGCCCTTGACCCTGCCGGGCCTGAGCGCCGGCTCGCTGCTGGTCTTCATTATTTCGGTGGGCTACTACATTACCCCCGCGCTGGTGGGCGGCACCGACGGGCAAATGATTTCCAACATCATTGCCTTTCATATGCAGCGCTCGAACAACTGGGGCCTGGCCGCCGCGCTGGGCACCTTGCTGCTGGTGCTGATTCTGCTGCTGTACTGGACCTACGATCGCCTGATCGGCGCGCGCAACATCAAGCTGGGCTAG
- the prfB gene encoding peptide chain release factor 2 (programmed frameshift), which produces MEAERQNQLAARLEDYAERQDSLRRYLDYDAKAERLHVVNAELESPDVWNDPKHAQDLGREKKSLETVVHTLADIANGLTDAQELFDLAAEDDDDATLAAVEADTNAIGARLEELEFRRMFSNPADPLNCFMDIQAGAGGTEAQDWASILLRQYLRYCEHKDFKTEVLEESDGDVAGIKSATIKIEGEYAFGLLRTETGVHRLVRKSPFDSANGRHTSFASVFVYPEVDESVEIDINPADLRVDTYRASGAGGQHINKTDSAVRITHMPTGIVVQCQNDRSQHRNRAEAMSMLKSRLYELEMRNRMAEQQKMEDSKTDVGWGHQIRSYVLDQSRIKDLRTNVEISNTQKVLDGDLDPFIQASLKQGV; this is translated from the exons ATGGAAGCCGAACGCCAGAACCAACTTGCCGCCCGCCTGGAAGACTACGCCGAGCGCCAGGACTCCCTTCGGAGGTATCTT GACTACGATGCCAAAGCTGAACGCCTGCATGTAGTCAACGCCGAACTTGAAAGCCCCGACGTCTGGAACGATCCCAAGCACGCTCAAGACCTGGGGCGCGAGAAAAAAAGCCTGGAAACCGTCGTCCACACGCTGGCCGACATCGCCAATGGCCTGACCGATGCACAAGAACTGTTCGACCTGGCCGCCGAAGATGACGACGACGCCACGCTGGCCGCCGTCGAAGCCGACACCAACGCCATCGGCGCCCGCCTGGAAGAGCTCGAGTTCCGGCGCATGTTTTCGAACCCCGCCGACCCGCTCAATTGCTTCATGGACATCCAGGCCGGCGCCGGCGGCACCGAGGCCCAGGATTGGGCCTCTATTTTGCTGCGCCAATACCTGCGCTATTGCGAACACAAAGACTTCAAGACCGAAGTGCTGGAAGAGTCCGACGGCGACGTGGCCGGCATCAAGTCGGCCACCATCAAAATCGAAGGCGAGTACGCCTTTGGCCTGCTGCGCACCGAAACCGGCGTGCATCGCCTGGTGCGCAAAAGCCCCTTCGACTCGGCCAATGGCCGTCATACCTCGTTTGCCAGCGTATTCGTCTACCCCGAAGTCGATGAATCAGTTGAAATCGACATCAACCCGGCCGACCTGCGCGTAGACACCTACCGCGCCAGCGGCGCCGGCGGCCAGCACATCAATAAAACCGACTCGGCCGTGCGCATCACGCACATGCCCACCGGCATCGTCGTGCAGTGCCAGAACGACCGCTCGCAGCACCGCAACCGCGCCGAAGCCATGTCCATGCTCAAGTCGCGCCTGTACGAACTCGAAATGCGCAATCGCATGGCCGAACAGCAGAAAATGGAAGACTCCAAGACCGATGTGGGCTGGGGCCATCAAATTCGTTCCTACGTGCTGGATCAAAGCCGCATCAAAGACCTGCGTACCAACGTCGAAATATCCAACACGCAAAAAGTGCTGGATGGCGACCTTGACCCATTCATACAGGCCAGCCTGAAACAGGGGGTATAA
- a CDS encoding tellurite resistance/C4-dicarboxylate transporter family protein, producing the protein MRSTITEYKPLLPELPPGSRAGGLAVMSPANFGMVMATGIVSLAAYMQGHEGLAKGLFVLNNVLFAVLCVLTVLRAVRHTRAFFADMSDHLRGPGFFTTVAACAVLAAQYMVLLGDTHMGMLLWAAALAMWFVFTYVIFTVLTVKRDKPTLDRGINGGWLLAVVATQSIAVSSTLLGATSQQPYRLELNFLALSMWLWGGMLYIWLMSLIFYRYTYFRLEPDDLTPPYWINMGAMAISTLAGSLLIEHSAGAPYLSSLQPFIKGFTIFYWAAGTWWIPMLLMLGVWRYVYKRFPLRYDPLYWGAVFPLGMYAACTYHLNQAMGFDLLAYLPPVFFSLAVLAWTLTFVGLLVRIARRRTE; encoded by the coding sequence ATGCGTTCAACAATCACTGAATACAAGCCCTTGCTGCCCGAACTTCCGCCAGGCAGCCGGGCAGGGGGGCTGGCGGTGATGTCGCCGGCCAATTTCGGCATGGTCATGGCAACCGGCATTGTGTCTTTGGCGGCGTACATGCAGGGCCATGAAGGCCTGGCCAAGGGCTTGTTTGTGCTGAATAACGTGCTGTTTGCCGTGTTGTGCGTGCTGACGGTGCTGCGCGCCGTGCGCCACACCCGGGCTTTCTTTGCGGACATGTCGGATCATTTGCGCGGGCCGGGTTTTTTTACCACGGTGGCCGCCTGCGCCGTACTGGCGGCGCAGTATATGGTGCTGCTGGGCGATACCCACATGGGCATGCTGCTGTGGGCGGCGGCGCTGGCCATGTGGTTTGTGTTTACCTATGTGATCTTCACCGTGCTGACCGTAAAGCGCGACAAGCCCACGTTGGATCGCGGCATCAATGGCGGCTGGCTGCTGGCCGTGGTGGCGACGCAGTCCATTGCGGTGTCCAGCACTTTGCTGGGCGCGACCAGCCAGCAGCCTTACCGGCTAGAGCTGAACTTCCTGGCGCTATCGATGTGGTTGTGGGGCGGCATGCTGTACATATGGCTGATGTCGCTGATTTTCTATCGCTACACCTATTTCCGCCTGGAACCCGACGACCTGACGCCGCCGTATTGGATCAATATGGGGGCCATGGCCATTTCCACCCTGGCGGGGTCTTTGCTGATCGAGCACTCCGCCGGGGCGCCGTATTTATCGTCTTTGCAGCCTTTTATCAAAGGCTTTACGATTTTCTATTGGGCGGCGGGCACCTGGTGGATTCCCATGCTGCTGATGCTGGGCGTATGGCGTTATGTGTACAAGCGTTTTCCCTTGCGCTACGACCCCTTGTATTGGGGCGCGGTGTTTCCGCTGGGCATGTATGCGGCCTGCACCTACCATTTGAATCAGGCCATGGGTTTTGATTTGCTGGCGTACTTGCCGCCGGTGTTCTTTAGCCTGGCCGTTCTTGCCTGGACGCTGACCTTTGTGGGCTTATTGGTCAGGATCGCCAGGCGAAGAACGGAATAG